A stretch of DNA from Oryza brachyantha chromosome 9, ObraRS2, whole genome shotgun sequence:
CCTCTCTAGTAGCCTGTCACTCCTACCAGGCTACCACTGTACAGTACTGGATCACCCACCTACCAGCAGAGTGTGCCCCGTTGCATCATGAGTTCACGACTACGGccgtctgattttttttatttttttaattttatcggcaccatttttaagtttttaaatagtttgtttcgtaaaaaaaagtctatatATAGAACCTTTTAGAAtggttttctattttttttcattttttaattcattcaCTTATATCCTCAAATAACTAACGTGAATAACAGTTAATTCATCAGTTTAAGCTATCTCAAATTGCGCTTGCTTACTCCTCTCcgttaaaacatataattaccACTAGTGTTAAATAGAAAAGTAAGATAATATAAGAGAATGTTGTAATTGGTTAATAAGAAAATAGGTAAACAAATATGGATAGAAGACGATTGTGATTGTTTAATACGAGaaagtaattatattttagataaaaataaatttcaaaggTGCAACGCTACTTTGTTGTTTTACTTGGTTATTAACAACACTTTACTGCAGCTTGCCATGTCTAAGGTTAGATAAATTTGGTAGATGTTCAATTGCAACTATAGTTGGGATAAGATTTTGTTCTATAAACTAGGTTACATAGACTCAAAAAAGCTTGTCATAGTATGAGCATGTGGCTAAGAATTTGATAATCCAATATTATGTGTTTTTTACATGATGtaggttttaaaaaaattttagcacaCCTTATTCGCTGGTACTTGTacttctaaataaaatttaaattattaatcttaaattttaagtatatttaaaatttattttatgtattagcttttaaattgctaagaacatatataaaaaatatatttaaagtagtttaagtacaAATATAACGTTTGACGTTTCATGACGAACCCCAACCATGCAaactagtaaaaaaacaaatgttagGATGAGAaactctgttccaaaataaaatatttttaatttttatctataatgtttaactctttgttttatttaaaaaaattatgattatatttttatttatattagacAACAAAATATGAgcaatactttatgtgtgaccaatttttatctttttctaaaaaaatttaaataaaacggacgTTCAAACCGCGAAAACATTTCTTCCTGGCGAGAGGGACTACgaatttgtattatttttttaatctcttatGCTGTCACGTCGGTCGGCTGTCGATTGACAGGAAACGACCCGTCCATCACCGGCCAAAGTGCTGCTACGGCAAAGGCgttgtttctaaattttttttccaaaaacatcgcatcgaatttttaaatacaatattaaaatagataaaccaaaaaattaattacacagttatggaagaaatcttaagacgaatcttttgagtctaattagcccatgattagccataaatgctacagtaatcaacatgtgctaatgacggattaattagactcaaaagattcgtctcgcggtttctaggctagccgtgaaattctttttttttcattcgtgtcgaAAATCCCTTCCAACATTCGataaaacatttgacgtgGCACTTTTTCcgaaaattttctcaatctaaacaccaccaaacATACCACACACAACTGGTACTCCGTGCGTATAGCACTACTGctacctatatatatttgttttgtttagtaAGATGgcgtttagttgccaaaattttttcatagtgtaattagttttttggttcattatatttaatgttttatttaggtgtctaaaaattcgatgtgatgtttttggaaaaaaaaattgagaactaaataagaattttttgtaaaaacatcacatcaagtttttaatatatatttgaagaattaaacgtagtttaattataaaacaaatttcagattctggccggaaaccgcgagacgaatcttttgagtctaattaatccgtcattagcacatgttggttactgtagcacttatggttaatcacatcctaattaggctcaaaagattttatGATTACccctataaatatgtaattagttttaatgttcatgtatgtttaatgcttcatttagatatccaaagattcgatgtgatgtttttgagaaaagtttttagaactaaacagcGCCATATAATAAAGAGGATTTTAAACTATTCATATGTAATTTATATCATTcgccttatttaaaaatttagtaaaaataaaaaattaaatttataagtaatacttaaactacttttaatagtaaacaaaataaacaaaataaataatacttttaattttttaatcagacAAGTAGcaaagattaaaaaagaaatcaaaattcCTTATTACGTGGGACGTAGGGAGTACAATCTTTCTGATCGAACGTTGCTGAGGTGGAACGCAACCCCTCCCATTGGTTTATCGTGTTTTTCAGGCCTTTTTGTCCGTAaaaacttttgcaaaaacatcgcatcaagtttttgataatatttaaaatattaaacgtaatctaactataaaataaatttcagatctacgtgaaaaccacgagacaaatcttttgagtgtaattaattcgtcattagcacatgttggttactataacacttatgactaatcacatcctaattaagctcaaaaaattagtctcacgattttcctcataactgtgtaattacttttaatgttcatatatatttaatgcttcatttagatgtctaaagattcaatgttatgtttttaagaaaagtttTTGCGAACTAAACAGGCCTCACTCTATTCCGGGTTAGGCGGTAACACTGTTAGGGCATCCACAACGTGGTTCAAAAGTGGTCCATAAGCGATATAATATATGATTCAGCTACCTAACAATATTGTGGAACTAGTCTATAgcaaagaaataacaaaagcTACTCATAAAAGCATCTCCAAAGAGATGCACTATCTCACCctccaagccaaaatttagtcattttgACGAAAAAAGGCACTCCAACAGACTTGTCAGCTAGATGGCCCATCCGGCTAGCCAAATTAGCCTCCCAACTTATCAAATTTGgccaaccaaacaaacttGCTATCTGTGGACCCCACGTGTGGTCACACAAACGCTACTATTACTACAGcactgctactgctgctgctacggCCAGCGCcggttagagcaagttcaatagtatagccaactactagctccaattcatctatagtcaatttaatagttaatttatacaatagctagctacaaaacatcaatacatggtcccacatgtcatacatatattttgttttggagtccgtgtacagctggctataaattagtagcccacctccgttttctctcccctcttatctgtttaaaatattcttacagctgacttatagcctgctattgtacctgctcttatgggaaaaatcatgagacgaatctttgaacatctaaatgaaacattaagtattgatgaaaattaaaactaattacacagttatggagaaatcatgagacgaatctttcaagcctaattagtatatggttAGCCATAAATATTATAGTAACCAACGTAtactaataatagattaattaaatttaaaagatttCACTCACAGTTTTCAGCAAaacctgaaattttttttataaatggactaagtttatatttaaaatgtgaCGCGTGACAAATGTCTCACCCTCAAAGACGAATCCTTCGCAaccacgcagcagcagcagcagcgcagtGTCACTGCGTGTGGGGCCCACGCGTCCTCGGAAACCCGCGAGTTTTCTTGGGCATGTCAAAAAGCGAAGACGCccttccgcctccgcgtcctctcctctccgctcGCCGCGGCACACACCGCCCCCCGCTCCGCAAGCCCACTCCACCGATCGTGTGATCGTGTCACGACTCACGAGCACacacccccgcgccgcgcgcgcgcggatgGCGGTCGCGCTGCTCTcgcctgcggcggcgccgccggtggtgacgggaggcgggggcggggccGGGGAGGGGGTGCCTGCGATCGTGGTCGGCGGGAGAGAGGCGacgagtgcggcggcggcctcggcggcgaaTGAGGGCGGGGGGAAGGTGCCGCTGCTTGAGGAGGAGGCAGTGCCGCCCACCGTGGTTGCCGCGAAGGGGGACACGACTACCGCGATGgtcgaggaagaggaggaggaggaggaggaggaggggacggCGCATGCAGCGGATGGGGACACGGTGGCCGCGGCAGTTGACGAGAATGAGGCGGCGCCAGCGGCGGAAGGGGACGCGGTTGTCGCGGTGCCAGCGGCGGAGGGggccgccgtggccgcggTTGTTGCTGACGGCAAGGGCGAGGCGCCTCAAGGGGTTCCGGTGACCGACGGCGAGGGGGTCAACGCGATATCGGCGGAGGGGGATGACGAGGGGGTGAAGTGGCTGAAGCATTACTCCTCCGTACAGAGCATACTGACCGTCGGGGACGGGAACTTCTCCTTCTCGCTGGCGCTCGCCACCGCCTTCGGCTCCGGCGAGAACGTCGTCGCCACTTCGCTGGACTCCATTGGTTCGATCATCTCTCCTTCCTCTTGCTTCTCGTCAACAATGGTGCATATTTTTGTGCGTGCACGACCATTTTGGATGATGCATTTGTTATTAGGGCTTTAAACTCTCGCCTTGGATATGTGTGTAGAACTATAGATAATAAATGAAGCAGTGATGGGATGAGGTTACATGCATGAATTTATTGGTTAATTTGTCAATTCTAGGAGAATTTTTATACACTAGATTTGGTACATTTTACTCCATTAAACCGAAGGTTATATTAAAACCGAAGGTTATATTAGAAGGGGTTCATTTTGGGTATTAAAAGATGTCATAGAATGGGGAGGAAGTAATATGACATATAAATTGTGTTGTATCCATTCTTTCTATAGAGTTAAAGCCCAATAAATTGTGTTGTATCCATTCTTTCTATAGAGTTAAAGCCCAATAAATTGCGTTGTATCCATTCTTTCTATAGAGTTAAAGCCCACTAAGTATAGTTAATGctaattctctcttctctaatgaagccacatcatctcaattgtttttagcattaggatgatacatcaagggtgtaaattgcatcttttcacatcacctcaattgtttttagcctttggatgattcatcaagagtgtaaattgCATTTCTTCCCCAATAGACACACCATACAACCCAACCATTTATAACCTATGAATAACTGATaaaggcaaaaaaatatataaacacatgaaaaaacgtatagtatgtaaaatttttttttagaactcaTATCTACTACATTATCGCACAGTTCTCCCGTAACAACGCGTTGGGTATCCATCTAGTTACTACTATTGTTAAGGATTTACTTGGATCTTTTTATGGAACACTATTCTCCTGCATATATTGAAAATACATAATTGTTTCAATACATGAATGCTAGGTAAATCCTGCAAAGGATTTATTGTGCATATTGTTTCAATGTATGTCTTGGAAGCAACTGCATGCTGAGAGCATTGCTGCTACTTCTATTTTTACTGCATTTTTGCATTTACTGAATGATGTAAATTGGATAAGCTTGACATGTGTTTATGTACCTTTTTGACCATATAGTTCAATGGGCCACTAGGTCTAGGTGCGTAGTATTATCTTATGATGGTGAGTTTTGGTGTGGCGGTTTTGACGATCATCAATTTGGCATGACCTCTTCTGTGCTTTCTTATCTGTGCTTTCTTATGAGATTGCACCATGAAGTCCAACATGGCAAATGTTATTATGCTATTTACAAAATTTGTTGTCGCGTGGCTCATTCAAGAGTCAATAGAGCCAGTAAAGAATTTAGGATCCCAGCAAAACACACTAGATTCttagaagaaaagaaacagcAGTGAAATGATAAAAGCATTAACATACAACAGTAAAAAAACCATGTCACATAGTTACCATGATAATTCCATGACAACCACTGGTGGGTGGTTTctggtatatatttttttaatgctcACAGTTTCATGTTTCCGgggcttcaaaaaaaaatacagtttcATGTTTCCTGCTTGCTTCATTCCAAATCCTGACTTGAGACCTCCACGTGCATTGAACTGCCTCTGTATACCGTACGACCTAGTCAAAGGGATAACACTGTTGCTTGTTGGCGTGATTATCTGATGACtgttaggtggtgtttagattgagaaaatttttgggaggagtgtcatgtcaaatgtttgaccgcatatcggaaggggttttcggacacgaacgaaaaaacgaatttcacggctagcctggaaaccgcgagacgaatcttttaagcctaattaatccgtcattagcacatgttggttattgtagcatttatggctaatcatgggctaattaggctcaaaagatttgtctcaagatttctttcataactgtgcaattagttttttggttcatctacgtttaatactttatttaggtgtctaaaaattcgatatgatgtttttggagaaaaattttgggaactaaacaaggccttagttgTATTTATCCATTTCGCTGTCATTTTTGTGGCCATTACTTTTGACAGAGCACCTGAGGGACAAATACAGCAAAGCGGAATCAAATATAATGGAGCTGAAAAGATTGGGAGTCACTGTTTTGCATGGCATTGATGCGAAAAGGATGAAGGATCACACCGACTTGAAGCTGAGACGGTTTGATCGGATTGTCTTCAACTTTCCTCATGCTGGATTCAAAGGAAAAGAGGACGATCTGCGTTTGATCAAGTATTACCTCTCTCAGTTTCTTCCATATTTCTGTTGTAGTTACTGAATTTTATGCTTTCCCTTGTGACATTTCTTTGTTCGTATAACAGGAATAATCATCATGTGATATCATATTAAACAGATAATAGCTAATGCGCTTCATAGTCGAGAGGACTTTGTTCTTTAGTTTGTTCCCTCTGATTCAAATATAAGCCATTTTAAACTTATACAAAAAGTTAGTTAAACAACTTAAATGACTTTATTGCCCTCCATTTATAATGCATTAGAAAAGACAAGTCATTTATTTGTGTGAGGGCAGTATTTATCTTACAAGGGAAAACATGGACAAAGAGATGCAAAAAAATTACCTAGAACAGCATAAAATTGTTCTTTTAACTTGCAAGCACAAGGTTTTTCCATCTGTAGGTTAACTGGAAGTAGCTGTAAATTAGTTAGCTGGTGGTTTACAATTGCAGTTAGTTAACCATGGCTCTGTTATAGTTAACTTATTAAGTCATTTTGCTCTGACCTTTAGTTTGCACAAGGAGTTGGTATGGGGGTTTTTTCAGAATGCAAGGCACCTGCTTCGGCCCTATGGTGAAATTCATGTTAGCCACAAGATAGGAATGCCATATGACAGTTGGTGTATCGAGCATCTAGCATTTGAGTCTTGTCTTATAATGATTGCCAAAGTTGATTTCAGAAAAGAGGACTATC
This window harbors:
- the LOC102721956 gene encoding heavy metal-associated isoprenylated plant protein 41-like isoform X4: MAVALLSPAAAPPVVTGGGGGAGEGVPAIVVGGREATSAAAASAANEGGGKVPLLEEEAVPPTVVAAKGDTTTAMVEEEEEEEEEEGTAHAADGDTVAAAVDENEAAPAAEGDAVVAVPAAEGAAVAAVVADGKGEAPQGVPVTDGEGVNAISAEGDDEGVKWLKHYSSVQSILTVGDGNFSFSLALATAFGSGENVVATSLDSIEHLRDKYSKAESNIMELKRLGVTVLHGIDAKRMKDHTDLKLRRFDRIVFNFPHAGFKGKEDDLRLINLHKELVWGFFQNARHLLRPYGEIHVSHKIGMPYDSWCIEHLAFESCLIMIAKVDFRKEDYPGYNQKRGDSAKCDQPFDLGACCTFMFIRDLERLKKVRGNRTRAFSSPASSSWAPPWNCSWAWFSSSS
- the LOC102721956 gene encoding uncharacterized protein LOC102721956 isoform X1, whose product is MAVALLSPAAAPPVVTGGGGGAGEGVPAIVVGGREATSAAAASAANEGGGKVPLLEEEAVPPTVVAAKGDTTTAMVEEEEEEEEEEGTAHAADGDTVAAAVDENEAAPAAEGDAVVAVPAAEGAAVAAVVADGKGEAPQGVPVTDGEGVNAISAEGDDEGVKWLKHYSSVQSILTVGDGNFSFSLALATAFGSGENVVATSLDSIEHLRDKYSKAESNIMELKRLGVTVLHGIDAKRMKDHTDLKLRRFDRIVFNFPHAGFKGKEDDLRLINLHKELVWGFFQNARHLLRPYGEIHVSHKIGMPYDSWCIEHLAFESCLIMIAKVDFRKEDYPGYNQKRGDSAKCDQPFDLGACCTFMFIRDLERLKKVRGNRTRAFSSPVGDIPFHPLVPAYLHPHFPSQASAIHRPVPPGRPHGIAHGPGFPVPPELPRGGMVRDPYFHHQGAIRSVFGMPGPPLNVLPPIDGTPPMIRITRSRFHEPQEQPWHQERYIVDPEVRRDDYYRFAREYPRNLQEYEMQRQVMPGGSSLRYIDFLENRFEESVERQQQLRRMVARYGGY
- the LOC102721956 gene encoding uncharacterized protein LOC102721956 isoform X3, with amino-acid sequence MAVALLSPAAAPPVVTGGGGGAGEGVPAIVVGGREATSAAAASAANEGGGKVPLLEEEAVPPTVVAAKGDTTTAMVEEEEEEEEEEGTAHAADGDTVAAAVDENEAAPAAEGDAVVAVPAAEGAAVAAVVADGKGEAPQGVPVTDGEGVNAISAEGDDEGVKWLKHYSSVQSILTVGDGNFSFSLALATAFGSGENVVATSLDSIEHLRDKYSKAESNIMELKRLGVTVLHGIDAKRMKDHTDLKLRRFDRIVFNFPHAGFKGKEDDLRLINLHKELVWGFFQNARHLLRPYGEIHVSHKIGMPYDSWCIEHLAFESCLIMIAKVDFRKEDYPGYNQKRGDSAKCDQPFDLGACCTFMFIRDLERLKKVRGNRTRAFSSPVGDIPFHPLVPAYLHPHFPSQASAIHRPVPPGRPHGIAHGPGFPVPPELPRGGMMALHQ
- the LOC102721956 gene encoding uncharacterized protein LOC102721956 isoform X2; the encoded protein is MAVALLSPAAAPPVVTGGGGGAGEGVPAIVVGGREATSAAAASAANEGGGKVPLLEEEAVPPTVVAAKGDTTTAMVEEEEEEEEEEGTAHAADGDTVAAAVDENEAAPAAEGDAVVAVPAAEGAAVAAVVADGKGEAPQGVPVTDGEGVNAISAEGDDEGVKWLKHYSSVQSILTVGDGNFSFSLALATAFGSGENVVATSLDSIEHLRDKYSKAESNIMELKRLGVTVLHGIDAKRMKDHTDLKLRRFDRIVFNFPHAGFKGKEDDLRLIKKEDYPGYNQKRGDSAKCDQPFDLGACCTFMFIRDLERLKKVRGNRTRAFSSPVGDIPFHPLVPAYLHPHFPSQASAIHRPVPPGRPHGIAHGPGFPVPPELPRGGMVRDPYFHHQGAIRSVFGMPGPPLNVLPPIDGTPPMIRITRSRFHEPQEQPWHQERYIVDPEVRRDDYYRFAREYPRNLQEYEMQRQVMPGGSSLRYIDFLENRFEESVERQQQLRRMVARYGGY